TGGGCTTGTGGGTCAAAAGACAGACCACTTACCAGGTGTAACAGAGCCAAGTGAGGCCATAGGTGAGGAGAAAGCCAGCCCCCATGAGGGTTCCCCTAAGCAGTGTGAGCATCAGGGCCCAAGAGCTATTCTCCTGGGCAGAGAAGGCTATGGGAGAGAGAGGGGTATGGGCTGGTTAGAGGGGGCTCACTGTCCTCCAGGCTTCAGTCCTTCCCCTCCAGCCTCACTCAGGACCCCAGCCCCCTCCTTGAATTCCCAAGGCCCAGGGCTGCCAGGCCCTTCTCTAGGGGTGGGAGACAGAGCCCAACTCAGTGGGCACAGAGCAAGGAACCAGGCTCTGATAACCACCTTCAACACTTCTTCCTGCAGGGTTCTAGAGGCTGTTGTGGGCCCAGATCAGGAAGATAACAAGGCAGGGAACCTGTGATCCCACCATCATAATCAGCAGGACATCACCTCAATACAGGCTCTCCAGCCCAAACACAATGGGGGCCGCCCCCCACCATCTGCCTCTCCCAGACCCTCCCCAGCCCTCACTCTGTTGCCTCCCCtaccccaggctttcccctctcctctgtcCTCTGCCTCTATGTCCCCACCCAAGCACCAGAGCTCTGGCTGTCCCCTGGCACCCTGTCTCTGGCAGAAATGCCTGACAAGTCATTGCTCCCTTTCAGATGGTCTCCCAGTGGGGAGCACAGAAGACAGATCTCAGCCCCTCGATGCCCACAGCAATGTCCCCTCTCCCCTAAGCCATGCAGACTCCACTGGTCCAGCCTCTAGCcccctcccattctctgtgcACAAACACACCCAGGCAGAGGTGCTGGGCTTGGTGCCCGTCATAGACTGCCTCCGTGGACATAGCCCCTGGCATCAGGGGCCTGGTGGGAGTCATGTCTGTGGGCCCAGCTCAGCCATCTGATGTATAGGACGAGGAAATGGCTGGCCCTCCATAACCAGCAGGAACTCAGCACTAGGGCCATTTTGTGTTCTCTGATCAAGGCTCCTGACAATTCTGATGTCTCATGTCCTGAGGTCTCTCCCAGCCTTAACCTTTTATAGGCCacgttctaaggtccctctgacCTCTCTTATTCTATTTTGTGTACTGTAGCCCCTCCCAGCCTAACCTTCCCTGTCCTAAAGGGCTCACCAGAACACAGGAGACAACATGGGCCCATCTGGACAAGAAGAAAGTTTGGGCTAAACACAGGCTGTGGCCATATTGGGCCCACTGCCCTCAGGGCCCCATGCCCCAGctacctccctcccccttccctcacctGGAACCAGCTGGAAGAGCACGGTGTGAGTTCCTTGTGGGTTCTTCCCCTCACAGCTGAGAGTGATGTTGGGGACCCTGTCCACCTTCATACTCAGGCTGCTGTTGGCCCAGGGCCCAGACCTGCTGGATAACACCTGAAAGGTGTCACTACTGCTACTGCCCTCCACAGGCTTCCCCCCTACCCACCAGCTCAAGGAGGGAGTTGGATCTGCTTGGACAGAACAGGTACATGACAAGCCCTCCTTGACCCAGGAGCAAGAAGGACTAAGCATCCTTGGGGGATCTGTGGGAAAATACAAGAGACCCTCCTTAGTGGGTGACAGTCTGCATTCCCCAACAGGACCCAAGCACCCCATGGTGCCCAGCCCTCTCACACTCACACTGTACAGAGATGTTCAGGGAGGCCTGCTTGGAGCCCAGAGGATGCTGAGCAAGGCagatgtatttccctccatctgctGGCCCCAGGTGGGGCAGATTCAGGTGCAGGACTCCATCATCTGAGGTCTGGGAAGAGGCCAGGGTTTGGTCCCCCAGGATCCAGCTCAGTGTAGCTGGGGGACTGCTGTTGGCAGCACAGAGCAGGTGAAGGGACTCTCCCTCCTGCACCACAAGAGTTGAGCTGTTTGCTGGgatgaaaactgaaaaagatCAGGAGGTCCCAGGAATGCGGCTTCAGGAAagctggagggacctcagagatccccTATGTCCCACCTTCTGTGTACCCAGCAGGGACCTGGGAGCTAGAAAGCTGATGTAACTTCCTCAATATCACACAAGGAAGGGGTAACTGGAAGAAGACAGGACTCCAGGCAAGAAGGGAATGCCCGAGATGCAGCCCAGCCTGGATTcctgcccccttctccctccactGCATCTTACGTGGCTGCTCTCCAGAGCCAGACAATGGAGGCTTCACCTGTTTCTCTTCCTGCTACCAGCCCACACTCAGCCTAGGTTGTGTTCCCTGACTTTCCCTCAGATTGGGTTTTGTTaagcttcttttccttctttccttccttccttccttccttccttccttccttccttccttccttcattccttctttcctttctccatttcttccttcctcccctcctccctcccttccttcctgtctttctgccttccatttctctctttctctctctctttcattttaccAGATAAGGGCAAAATAATGTGAAagacagaaacaacaaaacaaatttgcAGGAGACTGAAATGTGTGTAAATGGTCCTGGGATTCTTACATCATAGGAGCCCAATCTAAGCACCACTAGGATCCACTTTTCCAGACCCAGCAGCTCTGGAGCCTCAAGGCAAATACTGCGTCTGCCCTGACTGAGTGTTAAAGGCTCCACCTGGATGGACAGACTCCTGTCCCCCACTGACAGCAGCTCCTAGACCCATCCCCCATAGCCTCTTCCTACACAAGCTCCTTAACCCCACCCCCAGATCAGCCCTGAAACCAAAATCAATGCACCAGGTAGCAAAGCCTCCTCTCTGGCCTGGATTGTAGAGAGCCAGGTCAGCTTCCCCAACAGGGAAACCTTGATAGGTCCAATGGGGACATATCTGCCTGGGGACTAGACACCAAGGTGGGACTTGTCCCTCTGAGCCTAAGCCTGGTGTAGTGGAGAGGTcactgcatttagactccacatTTAGAGTTCACTTGTCTCTGGTGCTGGGCCCCTGTGTGAACTAGGTCAGGCCCTCCTCACAGCTCTgagctcagcttcctcatctggaaaatgggggtaaGAATTCTCCCAATCCATATCTCATAGAGCTGTTGGGAGAAAAATGGTTTCTAACCTTTAAAGTCATGAGTAAATGTGAGCTGATGTCATTCCAAGAGGAGGGGCAGCCCAGGACAAAGGGAACCTGGGCCTGGACAGTGAGAGCCCCTGTCCCTACTGACTCCCTCCTCTCACTGACATCCATGCCCACCCTCAGAGTACAAGCTGAACCACATGGGTCCCCTCCCTGTCCTCACCCTGGGGTTTTGCTGATACCTGTTGTCTTGCTGTCCTGGGTGATGGTGATGGACACCTTCTGCACAGCATCTGCAACAGAAGGACCAGGCTGGCTGGGGGCTGGGGCTTTCTGCCCAGCCCAGCATCAGGCAAGGAAGAGATTaaattctagaaccacagaacatcagagtagagggagctcagaggccatctagcctgaTCCCAacctgggagagagaaaaaataggaaatccCAGCCTGTGTCTCTGCTGGGAGGCAGCTTTCCCTGCCCTGGGTCAGGGAAAAGGCATCTGGTTTCCCAGGACTGGGCTAGGACCCTTGTCTCTTGACAcatctctccctcacccctcacTTGGGGGACACAAGCCTTCTGCCCCCAGCACTCACAGGACACATGGAGTTGGATGGTTCTCTCTGTGCTCAAACGGCCTCCAGGAAGGGTCACTTGACAGGTGAGGTTGGTGCCATGATGCTGCTGCCCAGGAATGAAGAAGATCTCTGAGGAGTGAGATGCCCCAGAGCTTTCTGGCCTGGAGGAGAGGGCAGCCCCCATCCAGGAGAATTTAGAAGGCCTGTTTTCTCTACAGGCCCAAGGAAATGTACAGTTCAGAGTCACTGGGTTCCCCAACTCTAGCATCTCTGGAATAGAGATGTCTGGTTTCTGGATCAAgtctggagaggagagagacagtgagTCATGGTCTGCAGAGGGGAATTAGGCCTCGTGTCCTTCTAGATGTTAGTACCTCCCTACCCCTCAGGTCCTTACTGTATTCCTCCCATAGTAGGACCCCATTAAGGCTCCCTCTCCTTACCAGCCTTCTGGGCATCCCTTGTCATCCTCAGCCCCTGAGTCACTCATAGATTATGGGTCAAGAGGAAGTTGCAGTAAAGGCAATAAAGAACAACCTCTTCATTATACataaggggaaactgagtcccagagagagagaagggaaaactgTGGGGCAAAATGCCCCAAAGAGAGTCAGTCAGAAATCTGGGATTTGAATCTCTTTCCTTTGACAGCAGCTCCAGAGTTGTTTCCAGCACAAACCATGGCCCCTCTCAGCCTTGCCTGGAGTCCTGGTTCCTCCAAAGAGGATCCCACCATGTTGCCTCCTCTTTGCAGCTCTGGAGCTTCAGGCAGGGCTTTCACACCCTTCCCTGGGTCTGTCCTCTCCCTGAGTGGGTTCCCCACGTGTCTCTcatgttctctcccccctcccacggGGAGCTTCAGGATCTCCAAAGCCAGCCCATTCCCCAGATCTCCCTGCCTCATACACTGAGAACCTCCCAGGAGAGGAGCATCCTACCTGTCACATTCACATAAAGCAGCATATTGTGGAAACTGTATCCCTCATTTCCATATTCAATGCGGAAGAAGTATTTTCCCCTGTCTGAGAATTGGGCATCTGTGATGCTCAGAGAGCAATTGTTCATTCTGGGATCCCCAAGGAGATGGAATCTCCCCTGGGCTCGCTCCTCCACCCTCTGAGATGGCTCATTGGTGGCCACAGGCCAGCCACGTATAGCATGAGTTCCTTCTCTGAACCAGTAGCCATAAATTGGGTTGTTGTCATCAAGTAAGAGTTTGTGGTAATTGAATATGCAGGGGACATGGGCGCACATCCCCTCCTGCACAGTCACTGAGGGCTGCACCTCCAATCTCTGGGACAAGCACCCTGAGGGCAGACAGAGACCTGGTCAGCATCTCCAACTCTTCTCACCCCCTCAGACCAGCCTCCCTCTGCCCCAGCCCCACTCACCCTCCCAGagcaggggcagcagcagcagcagcatctatGAGACAGGAGAGAGCCAGGTTTGAACACGGGCCTGTGTCACTCCCTGAACACCATGGCACCCTCTGGACATCTCTGTCAGGCTCAGGGCAAAGAGGAAGATGAACCAGGAAGCCTTTGTGTGGAGAGACTGGGAGGCTTGTCCTCAGAAGAGGAACTCCTGTCCTCTTCCCCCATGGGCTTCTGTCCTCCTCAGCTGAGCTCGGGGGATGCGGGGGGGCTCCTGTCCTGGGCCAGCTCCAGGCACAGTCAGGACTCAGGTGCGGGGAGGACAGATGTGCTGCAcgggctgtggctgtggctgttgTGTGGAGCAGCCTGTCTATGTGGCTGATGAGGGGCAGTGACCAGTGCCTGGGCCACAGCAAATTCTAACCATCCAACCCTACTTTACCTGTCCTGTGCAAGCTGACCTGGGATCAGGAGCAGCTGAGctaaaacctggcctcagacatttcctgtaAGCCTTTGCACTGTCTGAGCCTCAGCTAaaccatctgtaaagtggagatagtaaCAACACCTCTCTCTCAGccttgttgtgaggttcaaatgttaTATTTGCCAAGTGTTCTGAAGACCTTGAatcactgtataaatgctggTGATGATTAAGGTTAATTTACTTTCTTCTAAGATCTCTCTAGTCCAGCTACACTGGCCAACTGCCTGTTCTTAGgcatggcattccatctcccacctccaggcctttgccttggctgtgccccctgcctggaagtctttcccccctcctttcttttgtCCTGGCTTGAACTAAAACTCAGATCCAACGTCACCTCCTGTGTCGCCTTTCCATTTGTCTTCTTCTACTCTAAGTCTCTCTTCTACCTATTTGGTTACTAAAGTAGTATTGTCCCAGTAGAACGAATATTACTGGCGGATGGGAGCTAGTTTTGCTCACATTGCTGGGAGGGGTCTTCCAGTCTGGTGTCCCATGttttaaggtccttccagctctgagcctTCAGGAAGAACCAGGGATAGAGTATCAATACAGACGATTAAGTCAGGACTTGGCACCACATTGTCACCTTGAGTTGTCCAATGACCCCCAGTCTGGTGGGAAGGATGTTACCCCTTAACAATCCCAAGGTCATTTCTATTCTAGGCCAGTCCAATGTCATCCATAAGACGCTAAAGCAAGAGGCCTTTATTGACCTATAGAGTGAAGAATGGGACTGATTAGCgtgttatttaaaaatattagagaGACATAAttttgggtaatttaatcattttattaataaggtcaGCAGTTCATTAGTAAAAAGATGGCTATTAGGCTTCTCCCTGAGACCAAAGACAACCATGGGGGTGcactcacagtttatatgccatTCAAAGCAGTAGGTGGTCCATCAAAGAGCAATAAAATCTAATGGGTTAACCTGACTGGAGATGGGCTACACTAAAATGAAGGGCTGGGTATCTCTTAGATAGGGAAAATATCTCTCTGCTAGACCACCCATGGCTTTAGGCTATCATTTCAAAGGATATATATCTCACCCAAGCCTGAGCAAAATGGGAGAGCTTCCACTAGGGTGGGTCCTTGAACAAGAAAGGAAGTCCAATCTCATCTTTAGACTTTAGAGGAGAGAGCTTTGAATCTTCCCCCACGTCCTCAATTACTGGTTATGAGTAATCATTTTTCATATTAGAATGTCAGAAGTTGACTCTTGGACATCCTAAACCTTTAGGATTATGCCATAAGACTGGACCACGTATGGAAAGTGAGAATCAATGGAAATGCAAAAATTATTAATATCAATAATCTATGGCCTGTTTTCATTGCTTTGCAGCCTTTTCATTGTGTATAGGCTAAAATGAAGGCTGTCCTATATCAAGCATGCTTTGGTGCACCAATGGCACTTGCACAAGACATCCTTTACTCCCATCTGCAGTGATCTAGAAATGAGCTAGTTCTGAGCTTCCCAGTGAAAATTTCAtcaaaataaaacacacaaaacAGTGGCTGGGGTGCAGATTCCCAAGGCCTGAACTTGGGCTTTGTGGATTCACATTTTGGGTTGGTGGGCTGGGAGTTTGAAGAGGTCCCCTcagtctcctctctcctctggaggGTAGAAagccaaactcctcccaaagcctgcCTTTATAGAAGACAGAAAGTGGCCTCTCAGCTCTCTCCATTCTgtatctgctgccctgcctggttttaTGGCGGGGAACAGGATACCCCTGCTCCAGGAACCTGCTTTGACTGAGCCTACTATGGATGTGCTGGGAAGCCCTGATGGAAGCCAATGGGGTTGTAGGGTGCTCCccaccagtgtgggaaatcttttcATGACATTGGGACCTCCCCAAGTGGTGTCTCTGGGAAGTGACTCCTGGGGAAGGTgtggagggaggggtgggggtggggaaactgagcccgTTCAGGATGGAAGAGACCTGCCACCCTCTAGTGGCAAAGACAGAAAATAGCAGTGGAGTCCTGGAAAGAGCaggccctccccctccctgcaCCCCAGTAAGACATACCCATTCCCTTAAGGTAGCAGCAGGTGGGGAGGCAGTGCTCAGAAACCTGGTGACCCTCAGTCCTTGGGCTCCAGGTTCCCTACTGGAGGGAACAGAGAATGTCAagcccaaccttctcatttcagttgaggaaactgaggcccaggaacaTTCCCAAAGTCACCCCGGGAGGTAATAACTCAAAGAAGGCAGCCTGTGGTCTGGTGTGGCCCTGGGTTCTCTGTGGACAGCTGAGGGGTTTC
This Trichosurus vulpecula isolate mTriVul1 chromosome 2, mTriVul1.pri, whole genome shotgun sequence DNA region includes the following protein-coding sequences:
- the LOC118836385 gene encoding LOW QUALITY PROTEIN: uncharacterized protein LOC118836385 (The sequence of the model RefSeq protein was modified relative to this genomic sequence to represent the inferred CDS: substituted 1 base at 1 genomic stop codon); this encodes MLLLLLLPLLWEGILSQGVEVQPSVTVQEGMCAHVPCAFDHYGLSPNGRNPVYGYWFREGNDVLRDNPVATNDPSRRVEKQAQGRFHLFGDPRMNNCSLSITDAQFSDGGKYFFRFDYAYDRYSYRNVPLHVTVTDLIQKPDISIPEILESGNPVTLNCTFPWACGENRPFKLSWTGAVLSSKPQSFGGSHSSEVSFIPGQQHHGTNLTCQVTLPGGRLSTKRTIQLNVSYIMQNVSIITAQDSSTTVFILGNSSTLMVQEGQSLHLLCAANSNPPATLSWILGNQTLASSQPSDDGVLHLDLPHLGPADGGKYICLAQHPLDSKQASLSVSVQSFSAQGNSSWPLILTLLRGTLMVAGFLLTYGLTWLYYTTVTNTGLFLPQEASREEAATRFRSGPVISVMALGALNPVQTCLLRLPLSGPSSTLRDPARQASWFIFLFALSLTEMSRGCHGVQGVTQARVQTWLSPVSXMLLLLLPLLWEGCLSQRLEVQPSVTVQEGMCAHVPCIFNYHKLLLDDNNPIYGYWFREGTHAIRGWPVATNEPSQRVEERAQGRFHLLGDPRMNNCSLSITDAQFSDRGKYFFRIEYGNEGYSFHNMLLYVNVTDLIQKPDISIPEMLELGNPVTLNCTFPWACRENRPSKFSWMGAALSSRPESSGASHSSEIFFIPGQQHHGTNLTCQVTLPGGRLSTERTIQLHVSYAVQKVSITITQDSKTTVFIPANSSTLVVQEGESLHLLCAANSSPPATLSWILGDQTLASSQTSDDGVLHLNLPHLGPADGGKYICLAQHPLGSKQASLNISVQYPPRMLSPSCSWVKEGLSCTCSVQADPTPSLSWWVGGKPVEGSSSSDTFQVLSSRSGPWANSSLSMKVDRVPNITLSCEGKNPQGTHTVLFQLVPAFSAQENSSWALMLTLLRGTLMGAGFLLTYGLTWLCYTWKPLGKEQPPALEVAQSFL